The Leptidea sinapis chromosome 15, ilLepSina1.1, whole genome shotgun sequence genome window below encodes:
- the LOC126968408 gene encoding serine protease inhibitor 77Ba-like translates to MEPKLFIIFCLLIPTVLSKCTINVAQTQLSRSVYDFSVELLSRIAEENENHFVTSTFSSWTLLATISLGANGTTLTQLRTVLKLHKNKCFNHKYLNITKDISVSNSEVTVERSSAVFADEKLNIKKKFVKKLARKELSEIKPISFEDVDKAVAVINDYVSDTTHNIIEEMVSASDLENVQMMIIDAIFFKGAWQTPFKVTDIQTFYNEKGDPVGHVTMMHLLGSVNSAYINQINSLVLELPYGNDGRYSMLIILPDDNIDIPIVIQSLKKISLVTVFKQLENEYTAVAIPKFKISSDLDNLKELLIDMGLKDMFDSARASFPDISDTTALYVTSYMQKAFIEVNEEGTTASAATSAGFGSRSGPLKFTADKPFLYMVVDKKLLVPLFVGAYSKPSEI, encoded by the coding sequence ATGGAacctaaattatttattattttttgtcttCTAATTCCTACAGTTCTGTCTAAATGTACAATCAATGTTGCACAGACTCAACTCAGCAGATCAGTGTACGATTTCTCCGTGGAACTATTGTCCAGGATTGctgaagaaaatgaaaatcattTTGTTACTTCGACATTCTCGTCTTGGACCTTGTTAGCTACGATTTCACTTGGAGCTAATGGAACAACTTTAACGCAACTAAGAACAGTACTGAAACTgcacaaaaataaatgtttcaaCCATAAGTATCTAAATATTACCAAGGATATTTCGGTTAGCAATTCGGAAGTAACTGTAGAGAGAAGCTCAGCAGTATTTGCAGAcgaaaaattaaacattaagaaaaaatttgtgaaaaaattgGCCCGAAAAGAGTTGAGCGAAATCAAGCCAATATCTTTTGAAGACGTTGATAAGGCTGTTGCAGTTATCAATGATTACGTAAGTGACACAACACATAACATTATCGAGGAAATGGTCAGCGCAAGTGACTTAGAAAATGTGCAGATGATGATTATCGACGCTATCTTCTTTAAAGGTGCATGGCAAACTCCTTTTAAAGTTACAGatatacaaacattttacaaCGAGAAAGGAGACCCAGTTGGACATGTTACTATGATGCATCTATTAGGGAGTGTTAACTCTGCTTACATAAATCAGATTAATTCTTTGGTTTTAGAACTGCCTTACGGAAATGATGGAAGATATTCAATGTTAATTATATTGCCTGATGACAATATAGACATACCTATTGTTATACAaagtttaaagaaaataagtttGGTTACAGTGTTCAAACAGTTAGAAAATGAATATACGGCTGTTGCAATACCGAAGTTTAAGATATCGTCGGATTTAGATAACTTGAAAGAACTTTTAATTGATATGGGTTTGAAAGATATGTTTGACAGCGCTCGTGCGAGTTTCCCAGATATTTCGGATACTACTGCTCTTTACGTGACATCTTACATGCAGAAGGCATTTATTGAGGTCAACGAAGAAGGGACAACTGCAAGTGCTGCAACCTCAGCAGGGTTCGGTTCTCGAAGTGGGCCTTTGAAGTTTACAGCGGATAAGCCCTTTTTGTACATGGTGGTTGATAAAAAACTTCTAGTGCCGTTATTTGTTGGTGCATATTCAAAGCCTAGtgaaatatga
- the LOC126968407 gene encoding leukocyte elastase inhibitor-like, which translates to MTILKVLGVLLGVSSAIGLPTYCSHDTALTSFKRPTYDFSVRILDRVSQQTWGHFVFSPISTWLQLLTLAEGARGPTEREIWRVTRYHKMKCFRRKYRELLNSMDKELNDMTRRTSTIVLNSLLDVKKGFTDAIMKDKDTKVLSINFNEPEEAVNKVNGWIDEQMNGVIDEGVYVDDFNFTVLLMVDTAYFKSDWLYPFNQAYTTSEYFYDNNVEIGKVNLMTQDGYFNVTNVPALNASVLELPFKSQRVSMLVVLPNKGQNVKDIFYSFKDIRLMTIFSLFNKEGPKLVTVRLPRFKVNTQVNNLVELIHDMGVKKVFYPDLADLSGISDYRLYASLMTQVADIEINEKGARANSSADFLIQTRGGITEFNANRPFAYLIVDKVTEIILFAGIYSDPNGV; encoded by the coding sequence ATGACCATTTTGAAAGTGTTGGGTGTTCTACTTGGAGTTAGTTCGGCGATCGGCTTACCAACTTACTGTAGTCACGATACAGCATTAACATCCTTCAAGAGACCGACCTATGATTTTTCTGTTCGAATTTTGGACAGAGTCTCACAACAGACTTGGGGGCATTTTGTTTTCTCTCCAATTTCTACCTGGCTGCAACTCCTAACGTTGGCTGAAGGTGCTCGTGGCCCGACCGAGCGCGAAATCTGGAGAGTAACTAGATATCACAAAATGAAATGCTTCAGAAGAAAATATAGGGAACTATTGAACTCGATGGATAAAGAACTGAATGATATGACTCGCAGAACAAGCACTATTGTACTTAATAGTCTTTTGGACGTAAAGAAAGGATTTACCGATGCAATTATGAAAGATAAAGATACAAAAGTATTATCTATTAACTTCAACGAACCTGAAGAAGCAGTCAATAAAGTTAACGGGTGGATTGATGAACAAATGAATGGTGTCATTGATGAGGGTGTCTATGTCGATGATTTTAACTTCACAGTATTATTGATGGTCGATACGGCATATTTTAAAAGTGATTGGTTATATCCTTTTAACCAGGCTTATACTACTAGCgagtatttttatgataacaatGTTGAAATTGGTAAAGTGAATTTAATGACACAAGACGGTTACTTCAACGTAACTAATGTTCCTGCATTAAACGCTAGTGTTCTAGAACTACCGTTTAAATCGCAGAGGGTTTCAATGCTCgttgttttgccaaataaaGGACAGAATGTTAAGGATATCTTTTACTCTTTCAAGGATATCAGACTTATGACAATATTCAGTTTATTCAACAAGGAAGGACCAAAATTAGTAACTGTAAGGTTGCCTAGATTTAAGGTAAATACGCAAGTGAATAATTTAGTAGAACTGATTCATGATATGGGAgtgaaaaaagttttttatcCGGACTTAGCAGATCTCAGTGGCATAAGTGATTACAGACTCTATGCATCATTAATGACGCAAGTTGCCGATATTGAGATTAATGAGAAGGGGGCGAGAGCGAACTCGTCTGCAGATTTTTTGATTCAGACTCGCGGTGGTATTACAGAATTTAATGCTAATCGTCCATTCGCCTATTTGATAGTCGATAAGGTTacggaaattattttattcgctGGAATCTATAGTGATCCTAATGGGGTGTGA